GAAGTCTTGCGCAACGGCATTGCCGACGACCCTGACCGTGCCGACCTGCGCCTCAAGCTTATGGAGGTCGAAGGTCTGCTGAATAATGAGCAGGGTTATGCCGCGCAGGCAGAGACTTTGCGCGCTATGGGTGGGCACGACGCCGACGTCGAAGCGTTGAACATGCGCTTCCCGATGATGGCCGCTGCGCTGCTGGGTGCCTCATCCGTATCGTCTGCCGATGACGATCGGGCGTACATGAACCTGGATGATGAAGCACCAGATACCGCAGCTGCTCCGGTCGCCGAAGAAGATCCGCAGGATTTCGATTTCAGTGACTTCGATCTGGGCAATGATGAGGTGACCGAACCTGTCTTGGTAGAACCGGAACCCGTGGTCCAGACGCAGCCGGCCGAAGAGGAACCGGAATTCGATCTGGACTTCGATCTGGAAGACACCCTCGCGGAAGAGGCTCAGCCGCAATCTCTCGAATACCCGACCGTAGACCAGGCTGATTCAGTTGAAACCGCGCCGACGACTGCCTCCTCGGAAGAGGTCGGTTTCGACGCGTCCGAGTTCGACTTGAACTTCAATCTGGACGAAACCGCAGCGACTGAAGAACCCAAGGCTCAGGCACCTCTGGATAGTTCTCTGGAAGCATCGCTCGACGATGATTACGATCTGTCGCTCACCGAGGATATGCAGGCCGAGCAGCTGCTTGCCGAGTTCGAGGCGATGCAGGACGACTCTGGTGAAGTCGAGTCAGCCGCACCTCGCACCGAAGCTTCCGTCGAAGATTTCAACCTGTCCGACGAAGACCTTGCCGGTTTCGAAGATGAATTGAATGCATCTATCGAGGCAGAAAGCGCCGAGGCTCAGCGCGTCGACGTTGCAACCGAGGAAGAACCGGTGGCGGAAGGTCGGGATGACGAACCGGCTGAGGAAGAGTCCGCGGGCCTCACCGACGCGCTGGATCCGTTTGCAGCGGATCTCCCGGCCGAGCAAGCGATGAGCGAAAGCATGGAAGACGAGTTCGATTTCCTCTCCGGTACTGACGAATGCGCGACCAAGCTGGATCTGGCGCGCGCATACATCGATATGGGTGACGAGGAAGGCGCGCGGGATATCCTTTCGGAGGTGGTCGATGAAGGTAGCGACCAACAGCAGCAGGACGCTCGGGACATGCTGGCTCAGTTGGGATGATTGATGGTTGAGAGTGACAAGGCGGCCGCCCCTGAGGCGGCCGCTGGCATTTCTAGGGTTGCCGCGTGCATCGAGTACCGCGGCACGGCCTACCGTGGCTGGCAGCGGCAGCAGCCTGGCGTCCGCAGCGTTCAGGAGGCGGTGGAGAAAGCTCTGTCCCGCGTCGCCAATCATCCGGTCCAGGTCTTTTGTGCAGGACGAACCGATGCAGGAGTTCACGCCTCTTGCCAGATCATTCATTTCGACAGCCCCGCACGTCGCTCACCGGAGAACTGGTTTCTCGGCACAAACGCTAATCTTCCCCCCGACATCAGCCTGGTCTGGGCGCGACCGATGGGCCTGGACTTCCATGCGCGTTTTTCCGCCATGGCAAGGCGATACCGCTATGTGATCTACAACGATCCGGTACGTCCGGCGCACCTTGCCCATGAAATCACCTGGAATTATCGTCCGCTTGATGTTGAGCGCATGCAGGCCGCTGCGAGCGTTCTTGTCGGCGAGCACGATTTCACGTCCTTTCGGGCCATTGGTTGTCAGGCCAAGTCGCCAATCAAGAAGATACATCACCTTCGTCTGGTGCGTTTTGGTCGGTTCATCGTGCTCGATATTCGGGCCAATGCGTTCCTCCATCACATGGTGCGCAACATTGCCGGGGTGCTCATGCAGATTGGCTGCGGCGAGCGACCGGTCGAATGGACGACAGAGATCCTCGAGGCGCGGGATCGACGGGCAGGGGGTGTGACCGCCCCGGCCTTCGGTCTCTATCTGGTGGACGTTACCTATCCCGATCGTTTCAGCCTGCCCGAGCGCTATTTAGGTCCGCATTTCCTCGCACCGCTCAATGAGTTGGACGACTGACGCCTCCGGACACATCTGCTACTATCGTCAGCCTTGTTGACAGCCTGTGTGGTCAAACCATGGTTCGAGTGAAAATCTGCGGTATCACCCGCCCGGAAGACGCGCTGGCTGCAGCGCAGGCCGGCGCAGATGCGATCGGCCTGGTGTTCTACCCGGAAAGTCCGCGCAACGTCTCGCCCCAGGTTGCGGCCCGCATCGTCAAGGCATTACCACCCTTTGTGACGTCTGTCGGCTTGTTCGTCGACGCCAGCGAGGCCGAAGTGCGAAGCGTGCTCGACGAGGTTCCGCTGGATATTCTTCAGTTTCACGGCGACGAGCCGGATGCATTCTGCCGACAGTTCGGACTTCCCTATATGAAAGCGCTTCGCGTGCGTCCCGGGGATGATCTCGACGCGCTGGCAGCCCAGTGGCCAGGGGCGTCAGGCATTTTGCTGGATGCTTATAAACCCGGGATTCCAGGCGGCACCGGCGAGCGTTTCGACTGGTCGATGATCCCTGCGCAGCGGAGCTGGACGCTGGTATTGGCTGGCGGTCTGGCTGTGGACAACGTGCGTCAGGCCATTGATCTGGCGCATCCCTGGGCTGTTGATGTCAGCGGCGGCGTCGAAGCCGGCAAGGGCATCAAGGATCCGCTCAAAATCAACGCTTTTATTCAAGAGGTGAAGCGTGTCTGATTCAAATCCCGTTGATTACAAGCTGATCCCCGATCAGCGTGGTCACTTCGGCCCCTATGGTGGCCGCTTCGTCTCGGAAACGCTGATGGACGCACTCCAGGAACTGGAGGCGCTGTACGCTCGTCTGTCGCAGGATCCGGACTTTCAGGCAGAATTCGACCGCGACCTGGCTTTCTACGTAGGACGTCCTTCGCCGCTCTATCTGGCCGAACGCCTGACCGCCAGGGTCGGCGGAGCGCAGATTTACCTGAAGCGCGAAGACCTGAACCACACCGGCGCCCACAAGGTGAACAACACCATCGGGCAGGCTTTGCTGGCCAAGCACATGGGCAAGCCACGCGTGATTGCCGAGACCGGTGCAGGTCAGCACGGTGTCGCGACGGCTACCGTGGCTGCGCGCCTCGGCCTCAAATGTCAGGTTTATATGGGCGCCGATGACGTCAAGCGCCAGTCGCTTAACGTGTACCGCATGAAGCTGCTCGGCGCCGAAGTCATCCCGGTTACCTCCGGCTCACGTACCCTCAAGGATGCGATGAACGAAGCGATGCGCGACTGGGTGACCAATGTCGACGATACCTTCTACATCATCGGTACCGTGGCTGGCCCGCATCCTTATCCGAAACTCGTGCGCGATTTCCAGTGCGTCATCGGCCGCGAAGCGCGGGAACAATGTCTGGCCCAGACAGGACGCCTGCCCGATGCGCTGGTTGCCTGTGTTGGCGGCGGATCCAACGCCATCGGGCTGTTCCATCCGTTCCTGGAAGATGACTCAGTCGCAATGTATGGCGTCGAAGCCGGCGGTCACGGAATCGCCACCGGCATGCACGCCGCACCGCTTAGTGCCGGTCGCCCCGGCGTGCTGCACGGCAACCGCACCTATCTGATGGAAGACGAAGCCGGCCAGATCATCGAGACCCATTCGGTCTCGGCGGGTCTGGATTATCCGGGTGTCGGACCGGAGCATAGCTGGCTGAAGGACATCGGTCGGGTCAGCTATGTCGACGCAACCGACGAGGAGGCTCTCGCAGCGTTCCGCGAGCTCACCCGCACCGAAGGCATCATGCCCGCGCTGGAGTCCAGCCACGCCGTGGCCTACGCGCTCAAGCTCGCCGCGACCATGCGCCCGGATCAGACCATCGTGGTCAACCTGTCCGGACGTGGTGACAAGGACATCCATACCGTAGCCGGCCTCGACGGCATCAGCATCTGACACGAGTACGCCATGAGCCGAATTCAAACATGTTTCCAGTCTTTGCGTGCCCAGGGTCGCAAGGCACTCATTCCTTACGTCACCGCGGGTGATCCGCAGCCGTCCATGACGCTGCCTCTGATGCACGCGCTGGTCGACGCAGGCGCCGACATTATCGAGCTGGGTATTCCATTCTCCGATCCGATGGCTGATGGTCCGGTGATCCAGTTGGCCATGGAGCGCGCGCTGGCTCACCACGTCAGCTTGCGCCAGGTGCTGGACATGGTCGCCCAGTTCCGCCAGACCAATGACTCGACGCCTGTCGTTCTGATGGGTTATCTGAACCCCATCGAGCGCATGGGCTACGAAGAATTCGCCCGGCATGCCTCCGAATCCGGCGTGGACGGCCTGCTGACCGTCGATCTGCCACCTGAGGAAGCTGACGATGTCATCGAGCTTTTCAAGCACCATGGCCTGGAGTGCATCTTTCTGCTCTCACCGACCACTACCTTGGATCGGGCGAGGGAGATTTGTACACGTGCCAGTGGCTATGTCTATTATGTTTCACTCAAGGGTGTGACCGGCTCCAGTGCATTGGACGTCACCGATGTAGCAGCAAAACTGGAAAAACTGCGCACCGTAACTGATCTGCCCATCGGAGTCGGTTTCGGTATCCGTGATGGCGCTTCGGCCAAGGCCGTCGCTGCCGTGGCGGACGGTGTTGTCGTCGGCTCGGTGCTGGTGAACGAAATCGCTCGCCACGCCGATCAGCCTGAACGCGCCCGCGAGGCGATCAGTGCGATCATTCGCGATATGCGCAGCGCAATGGACAGTTGAGCGACCCCCGAATTGGTACTGAATAACAGATAAGGATTGGCGATGAGCAACTGGCTGGTGGACAAACTGATTCCTTCCATCGTGCGCTCCGAGGCTCAGAAGAGCAGCGTACCCGAAGGACTTTGGCGGAAATGCCCGTCGTGCGACGCGGTGCAGTACCGGCCAGAGCTGGAAAAGAATCTGGACGTGTGCCCGAAGTGCAACCACCACTTGCGCATCAATGCCCGGCGGCGACTCGACATCTTCCTGGACGAAGATGGACGCAGCGAGATCGCCGCGGAACTCGAGCCGATCGACAAGCTGAAGTTTCGCGATACCAAGAAGTACAAGGATCGGCTCAGCGCGGCGCAGAAAGAGACAGGCGAGAAAGATGCGCTTGTCGTCATGCAGGGGACGCTGAAGGGCATGCCGCTGGTAGCGAGCGCATTCGAGTTCAACTTCATGGGCGGCTCCATGGGCAGTGTTGTCGGCGCCCGGTTCGTGCGCGGCGCCGAGGTCGCGCTACGCGAACGCATTCCCTATGTCTGCTTCCCCGCTTCAGGCGGCGCGCGCATGCAGGAGGCGCTGTTCTCGCTGATGCAGATGGCCAAGACCAGTGCTGCGCTCGCGCGGCTCAAGGAAGAAGGCATTCCCTTTATCTCCGTCATGACCGATCCGGTGTATGGTGGTGTATCCGCGAGTCTGGCCATGCTTGGTGATCTTAATATTGCCGAGCCCAACGCGCTGATCGGTTTCGCCGGACCGCGTGTCATCGAGCAAACGGTTCGAGAGAAACTGCCGGCCGGATTCCAGCGCAGCGAGTTTCTCCTCGAACATGGCGCGCTGGACATGATCATCCCGCGTAACGAAATGCGTGACCGTCTGGCCAGCATACTTTCCATGCTGCTTAACCAGCCCGCACCGGTCGACCAGCCGGTAGCGCTACCCGACGGCGAGGTCTGATGCTTCCGCGCAGCCTGCCCGAGTGGCTGGCACATCTCGAGGGGCTGCATCCGCGGGAAATCGACATGGGGCTTGCGCGAGTTGCCGAAGTGGCGGACCGACTCGGCGTGCTAAAGCCCGCCGATCTGGTCTTCACGGTAACCGGTACCAACGGCAAAGGCTCGGCCTGTGCCGGTCTCGACAGCTTGCTGCGTGCTGGCGGGTTGCGCACTGGTCTGTATACCTCACCTCATTTGTTGAATTACAACGAACGCGTCGCGATCGGCGGCGCTCCGGTTTCAGACGCAGACCTGTGTCTGGCATTCGAGGCAATCGAAGCGGCCCGCGAGCATGTTTCGCTTACCTATTTCGAATTTGGCA
The nucleotide sequence above comes from Halopseudomonas xinjiangensis. Encoded proteins:
- the trpB gene encoding tryptophan synthase subunit beta; translation: MSDSNPVDYKLIPDQRGHFGPYGGRFVSETLMDALQELEALYARLSQDPDFQAEFDRDLAFYVGRPSPLYLAERLTARVGGAQIYLKREDLNHTGAHKVNNTIGQALLAKHMGKPRVIAETGAGQHGVATATVAARLGLKCQVYMGADDVKRQSLNVYRMKLLGAEVIPVTSGSRTLKDAMNEAMRDWVTNVDDTFYIIGTVAGPHPYPKLVRDFQCVIGREAREQCLAQTGRLPDALVACVGGGSNAIGLFHPFLEDDSVAMYGVEAGGHGIATGMHAAPLSAGRPGVLHGNRTYLMEDEAGQIIETHSVSAGLDYPGVGPEHSWLKDIGRVSYVDATDEEALAAFRELTRTEGIMPALESSHAVAYALKLAATMRPDQTIVVNLSGRGDKDIHTVAGLDGISI
- a CDS encoding phosphoribosylanthranilate isomerase, which gives rise to MVRVKICGITRPEDALAAAQAGADAIGLVFYPESPRNVSPQVAARIVKALPPFVTSVGLFVDASEAEVRSVLDEVPLDILQFHGDEPDAFCRQFGLPYMKALRVRPGDDLDALAAQWPGASGILLDAYKPGIPGGTGERFDWSMIPAQRSWTLVLAGGLAVDNVRQAIDLAHPWAVDVSGGVEAGKGIKDPLKINAFIQEVKRV
- the accD gene encoding acetyl-CoA carboxylase, carboxyltransferase subunit beta, which gives rise to MSNWLVDKLIPSIVRSEAQKSSVPEGLWRKCPSCDAVQYRPELEKNLDVCPKCNHHLRINARRRLDIFLDEDGRSEIAAELEPIDKLKFRDTKKYKDRLSAAQKETGEKDALVVMQGTLKGMPLVASAFEFNFMGGSMGSVVGARFVRGAEVALRERIPYVCFPASGGARMQEALFSLMQMAKTSAALARLKEEGIPFISVMTDPVYGGVSASLAMLGDLNIAEPNALIGFAGPRVIEQTVREKLPAGFQRSEFLLEHGALDMIIPRNEMRDRLASILSMLLNQPAPVDQPVALPDGEV
- the trpA gene encoding tryptophan synthase subunit alpha, yielding MSRIQTCFQSLRAQGRKALIPYVTAGDPQPSMTLPLMHALVDAGADIIELGIPFSDPMADGPVIQLAMERALAHHVSLRQVLDMVAQFRQTNDSTPVVLMGYLNPIERMGYEEFARHASESGVDGLLTVDLPPEEADDVIELFKHHGLECIFLLSPTTTLDRAREICTRASGYVYYVSLKGVTGSSALDVTDVAAKLEKLRTVTDLPIGVGFGIRDGASAKAVAAVADGVVVGSVLVNEIARHADQPERAREAISAIIRDMRSAMDS
- the truA gene encoding tRNA pseudouridine(38-40) synthase TruA; amino-acid sequence: MVESDKAAAPEAAAGISRVAACIEYRGTAYRGWQRQQPGVRSVQEAVEKALSRVANHPVQVFCAGRTDAGVHASCQIIHFDSPARRSPENWFLGTNANLPPDISLVWARPMGLDFHARFSAMARRYRYVIYNDPVRPAHLAHEITWNYRPLDVERMQAAASVLVGEHDFTSFRAIGCQAKSPIKKIHHLRLVRFGRFIVLDIRANAFLHHMVRNIAGVLMQIGCGERPVEWTTEILEARDRRAGGVTAPAFGLYLVDVTYPDRFSLPERYLGPHFLAPLNELDD